The following are encoded together in the Malaya genurostris strain Urasoe2022 chromosome 3, Malgen_1.1, whole genome shotgun sequence genome:
- the LOC131438629 gene encoding uncharacterized protein LOC131438629 yields the protein MTMDIRQSRLNVKINGHCASACDSNVSGMEMAHTKLDNFRTGKNSAKRSFDVAFLMMPDEKLKTKQVKKVHSPTIDVESDSTQSTRSEDLSVNGFSPIRPAEERNFNLELLSRPRPQEGSPPSIPELSNERLSYMLPNARFYENPSLMAIREKAAGNFLGSELPRSAFSKVTSITISDSPIPPLSPDQQSCPSTSPPISISPGAPNNFRYDYSFISGSPQHPADLSPPQPSKLKPMMYRSAMPESELPQGYFPSPPFMPFAGAGGPPNLLPEVDGIIRNPAAAAILSTLLPTAMGAFSLSAQNTCAKCNISFRMTSDLVYHMRSHHKNEHQQDPHRRKREEKLKCPVCNESFRERHHLTRHMTAHQDKAGDLLDPKKRTMEQRGHPAGRS from the coding sequence ATGACGATGGACATTCGGCAGTCTCGATTGAATGTGAAAATTAACGGACATTGTGCCAGTGCTTGTGACAGTAACGTGAGTGGCATGGAAATGGCCCACACAAAGTTGGATAATTTCCGGACGGGAAAAAACTCCGCCAAACGGTCCTTCGATGTGGCATTCCTAATGATGCCGGACGAAAAGTTGAAAACGAAACAGGTGAAAAAAGTTCACTCTCCTACGATTGATGTGGAAAGTGATTCAACGCAGTCGACGCGATCCGAAGATTTGTCAGTGAATGGGTTTAGCCCGATCAGACCGGCAGAGGAAAGAAACTTCAATTTGGAGTTACTCAGCAGACCAAGACCACAGGAAGGAAGCCCTCCGTCGATTCCGGAACTGAGTAACGAACGGCTTTCATATATGCTACCGAATGCAAGATTCTACGAGAATCCCAGTTTAATGGCGATCCGTGAAAAGGCTGCAGGAAATTTTCTTGGCTCAGAGCTGCCTCGTAGTGCATTCTCGAAAGTGACAAGCATCACCATCTCCGACTCTCCGATTCCACCTTTGAGTCCTGACCAGCAAAGCTGCCCATCGACTAGTCCTCCAATTTCCATAAGCCCTGGTGCTCCCAACAACTTCCGTTACGACTATTCGTTCATCAGCGGGAGTCCTCAGCATCCAGCCGATCTCAGTCCTCCTCAACCGTCCAAACTGAAACCGATGATGTACCGATCCGCGATGCCAGAATCCGAACTACCCCAAGGGTACTTCCCATCGCCACCGTTTATGCCATTCGCTGGCGCCGGTGGACCACCGAATCTACTACCGGAGGTGGATGGCATTATTCGGAATCCTGCAGCGGCGGCCATTCTGTCTACGTTACTGCCGACGGCCATGGGGGCATTTTCGCTTTCCGCACAGAATACCTGTGCCAAGTGTAACATCAGCTTCCGGATGACCAGCGATCTGGTTTACCACATGCGATCCCATCACAAGAACGAACATCAGCAGGATCCGCACCGACGGAAACGCGAAGAGAAGCTCAAGTGCCCGGTGTGCAATGAAAGCTTCCGCGAACGGCACCATCTGACGCGACACATGACCGCCCACCAGGACAAGGCCGGAGATTTGCTGGATCCGAAGAAACGAACCATGGAACAGCGGGGACATCCAGCCGGAAGGTCGtaa